The Lolium perenne isolate Kyuss_39 chromosome 6, Kyuss_2.0, whole genome shotgun sequence genome segment gtagtaaacaacttccaagacacaaaataaaaacaaagtactgtaggtaaaaacatgggttgtctcccataagcgcttttctttaacgcctttcagctaggcgcagaaagtgtgtatcaagtattatcaagagatggtgcatcgttatcatgagctcccccatccatagtggtactaagggctttgtcaattttaggcctataataatacttctttggtctaggcactttagagacatacataaacttttgctccttacccacataagctttctccttatatttaagagaagaaaatgttgaacccaaggttcccatagctttttcaagttcgtcaatcctattgatttgatcatcatggacagcattagttcctaggacactaattctttcatcaattcctcctaaggatttatcaagttcatcagttttatcaagtaatatttccaatttagcttcaatacttggaaaatttttctctatggtttccaattttttcataacatcttcaagagagatttcagttttaactttatcaacagggggtattccaaataagctctcaataatgcaactagcttctaatgcaggagtacttaggaagtcaccttttgcgagactatcaagaacatatctattccagctagatataccaacataaaaattcctgagtaaaataatggtggagtgcttcttagtgcatctattatgagcatcgctaattctataccaagcatctctcaaacattctccccctcattgcttaaacgtgcgaacttcaacttcaggattactcattttagtagcagtaaataaagcaaactagataaagtaaatgcaagtaaactaattttttttgtgtttttgatatagcaaacaagatagcaagtaaagtaaaactagcaactaatttttttgtattttgatttagtgcagcaaacaaagtagtaaataaaattaagcaagacaaaaacaaagtaaagtgattgagaagtggagactccccttgcagcgtgtcttgatctcccctgcaacggcgccagaaaatatgcttgatggcgtgtatttcacacgttcgttgggcaaccccaagaggaaggtatgatgcgcacagcagcaagttttccctcagaaagaaaccaaggtttatcgaaccaggaggagccaagaagcacgttgaaggttgatggcggcgggatgtagtgcggcgcaacaccagagattccggcgccaacgtggaacctgcacaacacaaccaaagtactttgccccaacgaaacagtgaggttgtcaatctcaccggcttgctgtaacaaaggattaaccgtattgtgtggaagatgattgtttgcgaaaacaagagaaacgatattgcagtagattgtatttcagtaaagagaattggaccggggtccacagttcactagaggtgtctctcccataagacgaacaacatgttgggtgaacaaattacagttgggcaattgacaaataaagagagcatgaccatgcacatacatatcatgatgagtatagtgagatttaattgggcattacgacaaagtacatagaccgtcatccaactgcatctatgcctaaaaagtccaccttcaggttatcatccgaaccccctccagtattaagttgctaacaacagacaattgcattaagtattgcgcgtaatgtaactagtgactacatccttgaacatagcactaatgttttatccctagtggaaacagcacatccataaccttagtggttcttgtcactcctccagattcacagaggcatgaacccactatcgagcataaatactccctcttggagttactagcatcaacttggccagagcatctactaataacggagagcatgcaagatcataaacaacacataagcatagctttgataatcaacataacaagtattctctattcatcggatcccaacaaacgcaacatatagaattacagatagatgatcttgatcatgttaggcagctcacaagatccgacaatgatatcacaatggggagaagacaaccatctagctactgctatggacccatagtccaggggtagactactcacacatcacaccggaggcgaccatggcggcgtagagtcctccgggagatgattcccctctccggcagggtgccggaggcgatctcctggatcccccgagatgggatcggcggcggcggcgtctctggaaggttttccgtatcgtggttctcggtactggggtttcatcacggagactttttataggcggaagggcaggtcaagaggcggcacgggggccccacaccacagggccgcgcggccaagggggggggccgcgccgccctagggtgtggcccctccgtggcccctcttcgtctctccttcggacttctggaagcttcgtgagaaaataggcccctgggctttgatttcgtccaattccgagaatatttccttactaggatttctgaaaccaaaaacagcagaaacaagaatcggcacttcggcatcttgttaataggttagttccagaaaatgcacgaatatgacataaagtgtgcataaaacatgtagataacatcaataatgtggcatggaacataagaaattatcgatacgtcggagacgtatcaatcatcctcttcttcttctttggtgacggaaGTGAATTTACCCCAGAAGAGGGGGTCGTTgtcatcgctctccgcctccagtgctccgtcaaccaggaaccggaggtcatcttccccgtcagttaggggcatggccccgtctgaccagacgaggtcttcGCCCTCTGgtacgaagtcgaagtcccactcccgcttgtcccaatgcttgggagcgcgccggttgtacgcctccatctggtcgtgctctggaatcaactcgcttgaggaagaggattggagagaaacggaagaggaggaagaggacgacatggctcggaaaggagagggttttttggctgaCGGCTAGTTTGGAACTGGAGGATGAAGAGATGGACTGTTCGATGCTGCAGATAAAGGGGATAGAGCAAAGATTTATTGctcgagcagtttccgaggaggtggggccagaattgtcaaatcgtgcagagaagttgagaaggcaagttaTCATAATGAagaatactgcaacggttctgctctgccacgacatgacccgacgaagaagaacagagtgattttggaattatcaattccaaaaccaggggggcatgtgttatcaccagattttggccaaatcaggaggtgggccgtaagggagatgggcttggaggattacACGtgaaagatctctgaagcggccttgcacggagagtttgggctaggtggcccgtgtatctgtattatagtagatcgcatcttagattagaagatagagttttacccgtgcacggttaggtgcatgcctaaattagaaagtcccctggactataaatatgtatctagggtttatggaataaacaacaactcacgttcaacccaaacaaaccaatctcggcgcatcgccaactccttcgtctcgagggtttctatcaggtaagcgacatgctgcctagatcgcatcttgcgatctaggcagcacaagctccatgttgttcacgcgttgctcgtactgaaggcttgttgatggcgagcaacgtagttatcatagatgtgttagggttagcatagtgcttcgtataacatgcttacgtagtgcaacccttgcatgtctagccgccctcacacctatctcaggtgtgggggcggcaccccgcttgatctttatttagtagatctgatccgttacgattgctccttgttctacaaggattagtttaatatctgcaatagttaggccctacaaagggggggaggatccagcggcacgtagggtggcgttcgcaagtcctaaacaggatgttccggggatcaacttcgtgttggtttttaggccttgtttaggatcggcttacgagcaccgtgcgtggccgcgaggcccaacctggagtaggatgatccgattatgcggtgaaaaccctaaatcgtcgtagatctcattagctttatcttgatcaagcaggaccaccatatattcgtgcaccccgtacgaatcatgggtggatcggctccttgagccgattcacaggataacctgagagccgatcgaggctcgtatttaatgtttacgtgtatgccatgcaggaaactaagcgaggcatctccatcaccttcctggccaggtataggtcaggtggcacgcccttgcacccagcatcggacgtgtgaccagaagtgctttgcgggccgtcgctcggaggggtctcagccagccgcagctctagactcttcccggctctacggtgttgacccgtcgctgcccgtcggtgggtttctgacgtcaacagatATATCCAAATTCTCACACTAAACATACACTCAAAAAATAAGTGTGACCAATCCTCCAATGCGTGGGTACTGCATAACACACAACTGTGGTCTGATGTGACATTCCAATGTCTTCTTCTAAGCATATCCTTTGTATTGATACGATCATGCACAATGAGCCAAGCAAAAAATTTATGCTTGGATGTACACTTACTCTTCCAGATCCATTGAGATGGAAAATGAGAGGGAATATGTTGGTAGGCTAATCTGTATACTTGACTTGGGACAAAATCTCCATTTTTGTTACATGAAATCAGCCATTGATCTTGATTCTCCGATGTGaccacacctctcaaaatgttctgTAACGTTCTCAACTCATCTGAAGCTGCATTTGATAGAGGGAGATGAAAAGCTTGTGCAGGATCAGAAATCTGTAAAGCCTCATTTACTGAGATAAGTTTATCCTTGACAAATGAAAACAATCTTGGAAACCTTTCATCAAAGAACATATTTTTCCAGTTATCCGTCCAAAATAGAATTGTCTCTCCATTCCCCAAATTGCAATGTGTCATTTTCCTATAAGTATCAAATAGCTTCATAATATTCCTCCACCAAAAGGAACCACAGATagtaactgcatgtggaacttccTTATAATAATATGAGTTTCGAATTAACTTGACCCAGGGAAGATCCACATTGTTGTAGAATTTATGCAATTGCTTCAACATAAGACATTTATTCTGAATTTTCAGATTAATGATACCCAAGCCACCCTTGTTTTTTGGTTTACAAATCATCTCCCAAGATGCCAGGGAGTGTGCTTTCTCATCATCTTTTTTCTTTCTCCATAAACAGTTCCTTCTAGCTCTATCAATTACCTCAATGGCTCCATCTGGTATGTGTAATGTACTAAGAAAATGAATGGGCATTGATGACAATACAGAATTGACCAGAATTAACCTGTCACCATATGATAAGAAAGAGACTGAAGCAGTGAGCCTTCTTTCAATTCTATCAGTTAGTGGGGATAAATCTCTTATTGTTGGCTTAGTAGTACCCATAGGGATGCCAAGATATGGGAAGGGCATTGATGCAATAGAACATTGTATTTGTGTTGACAGAGCCTCAGCTTCAGTTTGAGATATGTTGATAGGAATAAGTGATGATTTATGGTAATTGACTTTGAGCCCAGTAAAAGCAGAATATTCCTCCAGTAGTTCTTTCAAAACTTGTAACTGATCTGCCTCAGCTGGCAACATGATAAtagtatcatctgcatattgtaTAATGGGGTAATCATTACTGCCTCTGTTGGGAATTGGAGCCTTTAATCTTCCTTCTCTGAAAGCATGATTCACATAACTTTGCAGCAGGTCACCACCAAGAACATACAACAAAGGAGATATGTCTTCTTCTGTTAGTTCTTGATCATCGAAACACACAAGTTCATTACAACCCATTTCATATTTTACGCAGCTGAACTTGCATGATTACCAGGGCGCCGTGTCTGTGTATTCTCGGATTCCTTTTGCATTTGTTCATTAGTTCACGTCGGCGACAAAATTTTCTTCCAAATTCCAGTGCTCCAACTCGAATATCTCGTTTACGTTCGGAAGAACATTCGCTGCCACATCAGCTATGCTGAACAGCTGGCACGGCCTAGTCCAGCACGGGGTCGCCTGCATTGAAAACACGATTCAAACGAACTGGAATAAAATTGCACAGCTCGCAGAACTTCCTTTTTATACGATCATCCACTCCCCATTCCTCATATCTCTGCAGCTCACACAACAGCTCGATCTCACTCTGACCCGTCATCTATGGCTCGGATcagcgtcgctctcctcctcgccGTCGTGGCCTCCGCCGCCGCGCTCGCGCATGGCCGCGACCTCCCGACCTCGATCAAGGTGATCACCCTGCCTCTCCTGTTGACATGCATGATTACGGTTTGGCTCGTACTCATCGGCGCCTCACGATTCGATCGACAGCTGACCAGAGGCGCCGTGGTGGGCGGCGACAGCAACGAGTGCGTGTACACGGTGTACGTGCGGACGGGGTCGATCTGGAAGGCCGGGACGGACGCGACGATCTCGCTGGAGCTGACGACCGCGGACAACTACGACGGCGTGGAGATGACGGACCTGCCGTCGTGGGGCGGGCTGATGTACGAGGGCCACTCCTACTTCGAGCGCGGGAACCTGGACATCTTCAGCGGCCGCGGCCCATGCATGGCGTCCACGCCGTGCCGGATGAGGGTCTCCTCCGACGGCTCCGGCGACCACCACGGCTGGTACTGCAACTACGTCGAGGTCACCGTCACGGGCCCCCACAGAGGCTGCGCGCAGCAGCTGTTCACCGTCGAGCAGTGGCTCGCCACTGACGCGGCGCCGTACAAGCTTGAGGCCGTCGTTGACCACTGCTCCTACGACGATGGCGTCGTGGCGTGAGGGTAGAGCCACACGCACACCCCGTCCCCCCTTACGTGTTGTATTGCTTGGTTTTTGTGCTGCTGCATCTGCTGGTGAAATAATCGGGACATGTGCCATGTATCATGGGAGTTGTGACTAGTCTAGTTTGTACGACAGATGGTGTTGATTTGGCATTTCCATTTGTGTGAATGTTTGTACAGTACATGATTTTCAATCTCAATCTGGAATGTCAATGGAGGGTGCAGGTCGCACGCAACATGTGTGCCACCATCACGCTGGTTGATGATTTCTCGGTATTTGAGGTACACGACTCTCCATCAGAATATAGAAACTCAAGAAGAGGAGAATCTTCAGCGAGAATGTTTCTAAACAATAGATGATCATAAGGAATATTTCGAGTTAGGAGTTTAGGACACTCATAAATTTTCCTCCTTAGAAAGTTTCTATCCATGATTTTCTTGATAAATATTTTGCCAAGTTAAGAAAtttcgcgcccccccccccccccccaggatGCCGCCAATGGAGATCCCATCGCGCCACCCCCGCGCACCCATCACTTGCGCGTCTTGGACTCTTGCCGCCGTTGCCTCTGGCCCTCGCTGCGATGGCATCAGGCCCGGCCGACGAAGGAGGCCTGGGCGTGGTGGTTTGCCGGATACTAGGGCGGAGACGGCCGGCAACTCGACAACCAGTGGCCAGGGTGGCTCCATTGCCCGGGGTGGTGGTGGAGGTCCCCCTTGGCGGCGGTTGACTAGCGGTGAGAGCTAGGCTGCGAGTCGGCTCGGGACAAACCCTTGATCTTGATCTACGTGGTTGTCTATGCCATCTCTCCATCTCCTTCTCGATGTGTCACTATCGGTTCCATTGGTGGATCAACCCTGCGCTGTCGTCTCCTTGGTGCCACTGGCCGTGGCCTTCGGTTGGGCTCGGGGAGGCAGATCCCGCAGGTTGCCAGCGGGTGGCGTGGAGGCTGCTGGCTCGGCTTGAATAAAGGTGGCGGTCCTTGGATTCCTCTCCTACCGTGATGAGAAACTGCATGTCGCATGTCGTCATTGATCTTATATGGACTGGCGAGTTCTAAAACGTATCTTAAATTGAAGTTGCCATTTAGGAGATAATACATTTTGAATTTTAGAATTAAGAAAGAATCTCGCTGATATCATTCTTTTTGTCTTGTACCAAATGCATGCAACATTTTTCCATAAATAGCAAATTTCGTCAAACAATTGCTAGAAAAGGAAATATCGACTAATAACATGTGAgctaaaaaaatccatcaaaataaattaactctggggttgataattttatacatttattgttgatcactcaagtacggaggatcgattattcaaatagagagggttgataacttttacccCGAAAAAAAATCGTCGAAGTATATTAATATggatgctagttttgaagatctcgtcgagaccgaGTCATATGTGAAAACGGATTTTAAATCGGGTGTCGTTTGTAAGATAAAACGTTTTAAATTTTTGAATTCGAAAAGATTCTAGCTTACATCATCAGATTTATTTCGTTCTtcgtgcatgcagaactttcctaAAATAGCATGCACTACAGTCTAAAATTGCCTAAAAtgacaaaaaatgttcaaaactgATCGCTCAATTTGCTTTGGACACTTAACTGCTAGCTAAGGTAGCCCTTAAGTATCGTGCAAGGCGCCCGCTTACCACGGTTGTGCACGCGAGCGAGTGTGACAACGGATGTAGGCTCAGTTCTTTTTCGGCTTCTCCGAGAAGTTGCTCTCCCCCAGCTTCCTGGGGAAGCCGCCCCCAAAATCGGCTCTAGGAGAGGTATTGCTCCGTGATGTGGGCGGGCACCGGGcatacatgcacagatgcacTGGTCTTTCGTCGGTTGCCTCTGTCGTCGTCTtgcctaagagcatgtctaacaggtccCTAAATTTCTGCCCCGTATAACACGAGTAGAGGACCCTGTATTCGATTTCGATCGGGCAAAAACTtgtccgagctagcagaccccgtatccctAAACTGTAAAAAAGCATATTCCTAGAATATGCCAaatcaattttttctttttttcctcttcttcctcctctccttcttcctcctccaaccaCTGCCTCTGCCCCAGGCCTGCCCAGCCCTGGCCGGCAGCCGACCACCGGCCTGCTTCGACGCCGCTCGCCGTGCCCCCGCCCGTCTGGCTCCCGGACCGGCCTGCCCCTACCCCGCGCCGCGCTCGCCCCGCACCATGCCTCCTGCGCCGCTGCTCCCGCGCGCCGCCCCGCCCCACCCTGCCTCCCGCGCCGGACCGCGCCCTGCACTGCCACGCGCGCTCGCTTCGCGCCACTGCCTCAACGTGCCGGCGCGCTCGCCCTGCCTCCCGCGCCCGCGTGCTCGCCCTGCCTCCCGGCGCCCGCGCGCTCGCCCGCGGCCTACCACCCCGCGCCGCGCTCGCCGCTTCCCCTGTCTCCCGCACCGCTGCTCCGCCAGCGAGCACGCGTGCCGCCTCGCCCCGCACGCGCCCGGCCGCCTGCTTTCCCCACCCACGCCCACAGCGCTCGCCTCGTCCCGCAGCCgcccggccggccggccgcaCGAGCGCCTCCCAGGCCAAGCGCGCACACCAGCCGACGGCGATGCCCATAGTCCCGGCGAAGTATCTCGATTTGGCGCGATTGGGTGTCGATTTGGCGCGATTGGATGCGTGCAGAGGCGGAAGCAGTTGCAATTTTCTGAAAGTTCAACGCGCCACGAGTGGGGGTTGGCCCTGTATTCAGCCTCCCGCCATGTACTTGTAAGGGGCGAGGAGCCGCACCGTAACCAAAACTGTAAAAAATTTACGGGGTTGGGCgttttaaggggtctgttagacggccgggtagagctcTACCCCGTATATCGGCGGTTATTTTACGGGATTGGGCATTTTAAGGGGTGTGTTAGACCTGCTCTAAGCTCGTTCCACCTAGATCTGTCGATCGGTCGTTGCGTTGCCCAGCTTACCAGGGGCGCCGGCGTGGTGGGCGTCGACAGCAACCAGCGCGTGTACACGCTGTGCATCCATACGGCCGGGGTCGATCTGGAAGGCCGGGACGGACGCCAACATCACGCTGGAGCTGACCACGGCGGACGTCAACTACTACCGTCGGCGTCGGCGGGCGGGCCGATGGggagtaagggcatctccaaccggccgacccaaacggacgcgctgggccgtccgttttgggccattTGCGTGGCcgcccggacacgcggacagcgccccgcgtccgcgtgtccgtttgggtcgcacgcgtcgcccaacgcggcgacccaaagagacgccacgtggttcgtcttcgttgcgcggcgctgcgccatggcaggcctcgacgggacaaccatggtgggcggtggaacgcgcgggaaagatcccgcgcgcaccaaggttcccccgcgcgcgaaaacgccattggcgcgcgctcgcgcccaagtttcccgccagaccgccggctataaaagacggcggcggtctcacaCAGACCGCATCACCATTCTCTTcccctccaccttctccggcgcctgataacccacaagtataggggatcgcagcagtcttcgcgggaagtaaatcccaatttattgattcgacacaaggggagacaaagaatacttgaaagccttaacagcggagttgtcaattcagctgcacctggaaacaaacttgctcgcaagagtttatcagtagtaaccgttttatagcagtagcagtagtgaaataacagcaggattaaaatactgtaagcacggggacggataacgggcgttagatggatgagagaaactcatgtaataatcatagccgggaatttgcagataataataaaacggtgtccaagtacaaagcaatcaataggcatgtgttccatatatagtcgtacgtgctcgcaatgagaaacttgcacaacatcgtttgtcctaccagccggtggcagccgggcctcaagggaatctactggatatttaggtactccttttaatagagtaccggagcaaagcattaacactccgtgaacacatgtgatcctcacatcactaccatcccctccggttgtcccgatttctgtcacttcggggcctcgggttccggacagcgacatgtgtatacaacttgtaggtaagatcataaaacaatgaatatcatgatgaaacaataacatattcagatctgagatcatggcactcgggccctagtgacaagcattaagcataacaagttgcaacaatatcatcaaagtaccaattacggacactaggcactatgccctaacaatcttatgctattacatgaccaatctcatccaatccctaccatccccttcggcctacagcgggggaattactcacacatgaatGGGGgacacatggctggttgatggagaggcgtcggtggtgatgatggcgatgatctcctccaattccccgtcccggcggagtgccagaacggagacttctggctcccgagacggagtttcgcgatgtggcggcgttctggagggtttctggcgacttcgacttcctccgtgcgtttttaggtcgaaggcaataagtagtccgaaggagggcgtcgggggccgaccgaggccgccacacaatagggccgcgcgggcccctcctgggccgcgtcggcctagtgtgtggggccctcgggcccccacctggcttgcccttctggctccgccaatattctgggaaaataggaccttccgcataaattccgaggattttcctgaaagttggatttctgcacaaaaacgagacaccagaacagttctgctgaaaacagcgttagtccgtgttagttgtatccaaaacacacaaattagaggcaaaacaatagcaaaagtgttcgggaaagtagatacgttttggacgtatcaactccccccaagcttagcttattgcttgtcctcaatcaattcagttaacaactgagcgataaaagaactttcacgaacacatttgttcatatgatgtaaatattctcatgcgatggctaacacttaggcagctcataataagatacatgcaaataagatcatctaacagctatgtcaatcatggaaaggtaccaacaattaatagtaagcatcatgaatcatgtctataagcaggattgcaatgttcataaaagagtatgataaggtggtatctcgcttgcctatatttgatcagcaaaacataaatgctcaggcacctctgaagttcatagaaagactagaaatagtgattgtcaaagataaaagcatcaaagttataccacaatcaatcatattttgagacaaacatattatactaagaatgacagttgtgttctcaagatagtgctcaaagaaaggatggagacacaacataaaagtaaaagactgACCCTTCGCAgatggaagcagggattaacatgcgctagagcttttcatttttaaaacaggagtaaaattattttgagaggtgtttgttgttgtcaacgaatggtaatgggtacaccaactacctcgccaaccggacttccaagagcggctcccatgaattattttaatgtttatgtggcactccttccaacctttctttcacaaaccatggctaaccgaatcctcgggtgcctgccaacaatctcataccctgaaggagtgcctttttattttagttttattatgatgacactccccccaacctttgcttacacaagccatggctaaccgaatccttcgggtgccgtccaacaatcacataccatggaggagtgtctatttaggttaattaatttgggactgggaatcccattgccagctctttttgcaaaattattggataagcggatgtgccactagtccataatgaaagtccgtcaagagtaaatgacaaggttgaaagttaaacaccacatacttcctcatgagctatgaaacattaacacaaattgagaagcattttgaaggttttaaaggtagcgcatgagaatttacttggaatggtttgaaatgccatgcataggtatttatggtggacactttagaacaacttggttttcaggtgtttggaagcacgagcagcgttcccgctcagtacaagtgaaggctagcaatagactggggagcgacaaatcaagagagcagtcactatcataatcatgcttgcggcaaaataaattaa includes the following:
- the LOC127309273 gene encoding PLAT domain-containing protein 3 produces the protein MARISVALLLAVVASAAALAHGRDLPTSIKLTRGAVVGGDSNECVYTVYVRTGSIWKAGTDATISLELTTADNYDGVEMTDLPSWGGLMYEGHSYFERGNLDIFSGRGPCMASTPCRMRVSSDGSGDHHGWYCNYVEVTVTGPHRGCAQQLFTVEQWLATDAAPYKLEAVVDHCSYDDGVVA